One Roseimicrobium gellanilyticum DNA window includes the following coding sequences:
- a CDS encoding SRPBCC domain-containing protein, translating into MTPTSSLTCRRGWLVLAAMAVVSSGASLCRGADAAVAPASLSEGPQFGITVYVGKPASEVWAALVTKEVVDRYYLVPLLKLEAKVGGRIAYGRDTAMIEGVIKQFEPQRSLVHTFRFVGSNDPETTVIYEVTPEGEAMCRLRIVHIGFKEENQTFHDTVGGWPMIASSLKTLLETGKPLPWPKS; encoded by the coding sequence ATGACACCCACATCTTCACTCACCTGTCGTCGCGGCTGGCTCGTGCTTGCTGCCATGGCAGTTGTCTCTAGTGGGGCGTCCCTCTGCCGGGGGGCGGATGCTGCGGTCGCACCCGCAAGCCTCAGTGAGGGGCCTCAGTTCGGGATCACGGTATACGTCGGAAAGCCAGCTTCAGAAGTCTGGGCCGCGCTCGTCACGAAAGAGGTCGTGGACCGCTACTATCTCGTGCCGCTGCTGAAGCTGGAAGCCAAAGTGGGCGGCCGTATCGCCTACGGCAGGGATACAGCTATGATCGAGGGTGTCATCAAACAGTTCGAACCACAGAGGAGTCTGGTCCATACCTTCCGGTTCGTGGGTTCCAACGATCCAGAAACCACCGTCATCTATGAAGTCACGCCCGAGGGAGAGGCCATGTGCCGGCTGCGGATCGTTCACATTGGATTCAAGGAGGAGAACCAGACTTTTCACGATACCGTCGGAGGCTGGCCCATGATTGCCTCCTCGCTCAAGACCCTTCTGGAGACCGGCAAGCCCCTCCCCTGGCCGAAATCTTGA
- a CDS encoding 3-deoxy-D-manno-octulosonic acid transferase, whose amino-acid sequence MARFLVLLLYNLLQPLMLLAMAPKAWKKMKARGGKSADLWQRFGYFSAEQEQRLHDFRASGEVWWIHAVSVGESGIAMKLIRELRKRRPDLGFFVTTTTPTGLRQFEDFAVKCDGRVIPMYSALDGWFTVRRFLNLVQPAQLVLVEAEVWPNLVLACHVRGIPVSLVNARLSPRSERRFRKMRFMVETIYELLDHVGVQEAEDPQRFASALGIRPECIVHTGSIKFDTAGEKEPVEQVAAFRALLSGMGIVAERPILLAASTHPGEELALAKMYQRLRKEVPGVYYVVVPRHAERGGEITKELEGVGLQARLRSTLGGDATVSSGGGDLLVVDSTGELRAWQYLASVVVIGKSFLGIGGQNPAEAIVAAKPVVFGPHMENFSALKDLLLQHQGALEVADIDASESVIRSLLKSPAKGQQLAQAGRKALLPHAGATERTASLLLGEK is encoded by the coding sequence ATGGCGCGATTCCTGGTGCTGCTGCTCTACAATCTTCTCCAGCCCCTGATGCTGCTGGCCATGGCGCCGAAAGCCTGGAAGAAGATGAAGGCGCGCGGGGGCAAGTCGGCTGATCTCTGGCAGAGGTTTGGATACTTCAGCGCAGAGCAAGAGCAGCGCCTGCACGACTTTCGCGCCTCGGGAGAAGTGTGGTGGATCCACGCGGTGAGTGTGGGGGAGTCGGGCATTGCGATGAAGCTCATTCGCGAGCTGCGCAAGCGCCGTCCAGATCTTGGCTTCTTCGTCACCACCACCACGCCGACGGGCTTGCGGCAGTTTGAGGACTTCGCCGTGAAGTGCGATGGCCGCGTGATTCCCATGTACAGCGCGCTGGACGGGTGGTTTACGGTGCGGCGGTTTTTGAACCTGGTGCAGCCCGCACAACTCGTGCTCGTGGAGGCTGAGGTGTGGCCAAATCTGGTGCTCGCCTGTCATGTGCGAGGCATCCCCGTGAGTTTGGTGAATGCGCGGCTCTCGCCGAGATCGGAACGGCGGTTCCGCAAGATGCGCTTCATGGTGGAGACCATCTATGAACTGCTCGACCATGTGGGTGTGCAGGAAGCGGAGGATCCACAGCGTTTCGCCTCTGCGCTTGGCATCCGTCCCGAGTGCATCGTCCATACCGGTAGCATCAAGTTTGATACGGCAGGGGAGAAGGAACCGGTGGAGCAGGTGGCTGCGTTCCGGGCTTTGCTTTCCGGCATGGGTATCGTTGCGGAGAGGCCCATTCTTCTAGCCGCCAGCACGCACCCGGGCGAGGAACTGGCTCTGGCGAAGATGTACCAGCGGCTGCGCAAGGAGGTGCCGGGGGTGTATTATGTTGTAGTGCCCCGCCATGCGGAACGTGGTGGAGAAATCACGAAGGAGCTGGAGGGGGTGGGCCTGCAAGCGCGGCTGCGCTCCACACTTGGCGGTGACGCAACAGTCTCTTCGGGAGGTGGAGATTTGCTGGTGGTGGATTCCACCGGCGAACTTCGTGCCTGGCAATACCTCGCGAGCGTGGTGGTCATTGGGAAGAGCTTCCTGGGCATCGGTGGGCAGAATCCTGCGGAAGCCATCGTGGCCGCCAAGCCCGTGGTCTTCGGTCCGCACATGGAGAATTTCTCCGCGCTGAAGGACCTGCTGCTACAGCACCAAGGTGCCTTGGAAGTGGCCGACATTGATGCGTCCGAATCCGTGATTCGTTCGCTCCTGAAGTCTCCTGCGAAGGGACAGCAACTCGCTCAAGCTGGCCGCAAAGCCCTGCTTCCGCATGCAGGAGCCACGGAGCGCACGGCGAGTCTTCTGCTCGGCGAAAAATGA
- a CDS encoding MarC family protein: MSSPGWLSAFILLLLVLDPIGNVSTFMALLRGVEPARRRKIVLRECAVATVLLVLFLGVGEQFLKLLGLSQSSLGIAGGIILFLIALRMVFESSANVFGGLPEGEPFIVPLAVPMLVGPSALATVILLSTEHHVGTGTAMLAIVLAMGATTIVLLLGERIARVLGERGLQAMERLMGLLLTAIAVEMFLRGIKEFMKTA; the protein is encoded by the coding sequence ATGAGTTCTCCCGGCTGGCTCAGCGCATTCATCCTGCTGCTTCTGGTGCTGGACCCGATTGGCAATGTGTCCACCTTCATGGCACTGCTGCGGGGTGTGGAACCGGCGCGGCGGAGGAAGATTGTGCTGCGCGAGTGCGCGGTGGCGACCGTGCTGTTGGTGTTGTTTCTTGGAGTAGGGGAGCAGTTCCTGAAATTGCTGGGACTCTCGCAAAGCTCACTCGGTATCGCGGGTGGCATCATCCTGTTTCTGATTGCACTGCGGATGGTGTTTGAGTCTTCCGCGAACGTGTTTGGGGGACTGCCGGAGGGAGAGCCTTTTATCGTACCACTCGCCGTTCCCATGCTGGTGGGACCCTCGGCGCTGGCGACGGTGATCCTGCTCAGCACGGAGCATCATGTGGGAACGGGCACCGCGATGCTGGCCATCGTGCTGGCGATGGGCGCGACAACGATCGTGCTGCTACTGGGCGAGAGGATCGCTCGTGTGCTTGGCGAGCGCGGTCTTCAAGCCATGGAGCGGCTGATGGGGCTGCTGCTCACCGCGATTGCCGTGGAGATGTTCCTGCGGGGGATCAAGGAGTTCATGAAGACAGCGTAG
- a CDS encoding flotillin family protein: protein MGSSELFTLFLVGGVAVLAFSTIVLFASRYKRCPSDKILVVYGKVGKGQSARCIHGGATFILPIVQDYRFLDLTPMPIDIKLTGALSKQNIRVNTPSTFTVGISTKTGVMENAAERLLGLPPESVRELAKDIIFGQMRVVLATMSIEEINADRDKLIENISRGVEVELEKVGLRLINVNIQDITDESGYIAALGQEAAARAINDAKIKVAQAERDGEIGSSQAQKEQKIMVSQAHAQATQGENLAAVDIANSNADRLVKEAEADRLAEAAQRVAAARVEQEALLAQREAELARAERDKAAQYAGVVVPAEIEKQRIETIAAAEAAKQQIEAKGKGDAIRLVQQAQADGQKAQFLAEAEGQRAKLLAEAEGTEKVLKSKAAGFRALVEVTSSNPDLAINLLITEQLPRIVEEQVKAISNIKVDKVTVWDSGAGADGKNSTAAFLSGLAGSLPPIHELARNAGIELPQVLGRTRGSDGSSREPSGEAPSTPPAGKTK, encoded by the coding sequence ATGGGATCGTCTGAACTATTCACGCTGTTTCTCGTGGGGGGCGTGGCCGTCCTCGCCTTTTCCACGATCGTCCTCTTCGCTTCCCGATACAAGCGCTGCCCTTCGGACAAGATTCTCGTGGTCTACGGCAAGGTGGGCAAGGGCCAGAGCGCGCGATGCATTCATGGCGGCGCGACCTTCATCCTCCCCATCGTCCAGGACTACCGTTTCCTGGACCTCACACCGATGCCCATTGATATCAAGCTCACGGGCGCGCTCTCGAAGCAGAACATCCGCGTGAACACGCCATCTACGTTCACCGTGGGTATCTCAACGAAGACGGGGGTGATGGAAAACGCCGCTGAGCGCCTCTTGGGCTTGCCTCCGGAGAGCGTCCGCGAACTCGCAAAAGACATCATCTTCGGCCAGATGCGTGTGGTTCTCGCGACCATGTCGATTGAAGAAATCAATGCCGACCGTGACAAGCTGATTGAGAACATCAGTCGTGGTGTCGAGGTCGAGTTGGAGAAGGTGGGGCTCCGCCTCATCAACGTGAACATCCAGGACATCACGGATGAGAGTGGCTACATCGCCGCCCTCGGTCAGGAAGCCGCTGCCCGCGCCATCAACGACGCGAAGATCAAGGTCGCCCAGGCCGAGCGTGATGGTGAAATCGGCAGCTCCCAGGCACAGAAGGAGCAGAAGATCATGGTGAGCCAGGCACACGCGCAGGCCACCCAGGGCGAGAACCTCGCGGCGGTGGACATCGCCAACTCGAATGCTGATCGACTTGTGAAGGAAGCTGAGGCGGATCGTCTCGCTGAGGCCGCCCAGCGCGTGGCTGCCGCCCGCGTGGAGCAGGAAGCTCTGCTCGCCCAGCGTGAGGCCGAACTCGCTCGTGCGGAGAGGGACAAGGCCGCCCAGTATGCGGGCGTCGTGGTGCCCGCGGAGATTGAGAAGCAGCGCATCGAGACCATCGCCGCCGCCGAGGCCGCGAAGCAGCAGATCGAAGCCAAGGGCAAGGGCGATGCCATCCGCCTCGTGCAGCAGGCGCAAGCAGACGGCCAGAAGGCCCAGTTCCTGGCCGAGGCCGAAGGTCAACGCGCCAAGCTGCTCGCTGAAGCCGAGGGTACAGAAAAGGTGCTCAAGAGCAAGGCAGCCGGTTTCCGTGCGCTGGTGGAGGTCACCTCCTCCAATCCTGATCTGGCCATCAACCTCCTCATTACCGAGCAGCTCCCGCGAATCGTAGAGGAGCAGGTCAAGGCCATCTCCAACATCAAGGTGGACAAGGTCACCGTGTGGGACAGCGGCGCCGGTGCCGATGGGAAGAACAGCACGGCTGCCTTCCTCAGCGGCCTTGCGGGCAGCCTGCCTCCCATCCATGAACTGGCGCGGAATGCCGGCATTGAGCTGCCGCAGGTTCTTGGTCGCACCCGGGGTTCCGACGGCAGCTCACGAGAGCCTTCAGGCGAAGCGCCATCCACGCCGCCCGCGGGCAAGACGAAGTGA
- a CDS encoding glycosyltransferase, giving the protein MNPERATKPVIASYVSDFVKPDMLHVYRQITGQQRVTPWVFTHKREGEERFPFQKKRLVVLPKPRLRWWRRFVSKSIKREPWQLYRWELRHALLELVRADAKLLHVYFGHTAIHLRPLLRAFPHPTVVSFHGADAGVDMGKNAHRSAMEEVFAVADQIQARSQSLADDLVKLGCPPEKLRVQRTGIPLEEWSFVPRTTPADGAWRMLQSCRFIAKKGLDLTLRAFATAHREFPQAQLILAGDGPLKEELQKQAEKLGIAAAVTFTGFLAQDELRKHVYASHVFLHPSRTSKDGNREGIPNSMLEAMASGAPVIATQHGGIPEAVTDGESGLLVPEDDHEALAKALLSVLKDESLATKLGHGARKAVEEKFDRARNIRLLEDSYLELIARG; this is encoded by the coding sequence TTGAACCCTGAGCGCGCTACGAAGCCGGTCATTGCCAGCTATGTGTCGGACTTCGTGAAGCCAGATATGCTGCACGTGTACAGGCAGATCACCGGTCAGCAGAGGGTCACTCCGTGGGTCTTCACGCACAAACGCGAGGGTGAGGAGCGTTTCCCATTTCAGAAAAAACGTCTCGTGGTCCTGCCCAAGCCCAGGCTGCGCTGGTGGCGGCGCTTCGTGAGCAAGTCCATCAAGAGGGAGCCGTGGCAACTCTATCGCTGGGAGCTTCGTCATGCCCTGCTGGAGCTGGTGCGTGCCGACGCCAAGCTGCTGCATGTGTACTTCGGCCACACGGCCATTCATCTGCGTCCCCTGCTGCGTGCTTTTCCTCATCCCACGGTGGTGTCCTTCCATGGAGCCGATGCCGGGGTGGACATGGGCAAGAATGCACACCGTTCCGCAATGGAAGAGGTCTTTGCCGTGGCGGATCAGATTCAGGCCCGCTCACAAAGTCTCGCGGATGACCTGGTGAAACTGGGCTGCCCTCCTGAGAAACTCCGTGTGCAGCGCACCGGCATTCCCCTGGAGGAGTGGTCTTTCGTGCCCCGCACGACTCCCGCGGACGGCGCCTGGCGCATGCTGCAAAGCTGCCGGTTTATCGCGAAGAAAGGCCTCGACCTCACCCTGCGAGCCTTTGCTACAGCGCATCGCGAGTTCCCCCAAGCGCAACTCATTCTCGCTGGAGACGGTCCCCTGAAGGAGGAACTCCAGAAGCAGGCAGAGAAGCTCGGCATCGCCGCCGCTGTCACCTTTACCGGCTTCCTTGCCCAGGACGAACTCCGGAAGCATGTCTACGCCTCCCATGTCTTTTTGCACCCCAGCCGCACCAGCAAAGACGGCAACCGTGAAGGCATCCCCAACTCCATGCTCGAAGCCATGGCCAGCGGTGCCCCGGTCATCGCAACCCAACACGGTGGCATTCCCGAGGCGGTGACGGATGGTGAAAGCGGACTGCTGGTGCCGGAAGACGACCACGAAGCCCTGGCGAAGGCTTTGCTCTCCGTGCTGAAGGACGAAAGCCTCGCGACCAAACTCGGCCATGGCGCAAGGAAAGCCGTGGAAGAGAAGTTCGACCGCGCGAGAAACATCCGCCTGCTGGAGGACAGCTATCTGGAGTTGATTGCGCGTGGGTAG
- a CDS encoding ABC transporter permease: protein MKKILGITTLLVLVCVITAAVNQNFLGAYNVGNVVKWTSLFAILGIGAAFVIITGGIDLSIGSVVGLVGTLLPWLLVKKGWSVPVALGAGVSLSVLIGLFHGVLITKVRLQPFVVTLCGLLMYRGIARTLTHDQDQGFEGKFDSLRWLATGRVQLPNDYWLPIPFFIMIGIAIVAAIFLNKTVWGRHLLALGRNEDAARYSGIRTDRMIILAYVLCAFLSGLGGILFALELNTVQPAGHGNFYELYAIAAAVLGGCSLRGGEGSILGVLIGAAVMRVLSNSIGVLGQASQMEFAIIGVVILLGVTADELLRRRRKV from the coding sequence ATGAAGAAGATTCTCGGCATCACCACTCTACTCGTCCTGGTCTGCGTTATCACCGCCGCGGTAAATCAGAACTTCTTGGGCGCGTACAACGTGGGGAACGTGGTTAAGTGGACCTCGCTCTTCGCCATCCTTGGCATCGGTGCGGCATTTGTGATCATCACCGGTGGGATAGATCTGAGCATCGGCAGCGTGGTTGGCTTGGTGGGAACGCTGTTGCCTTGGTTGCTCGTGAAGAAGGGGTGGAGTGTACCCGTGGCTCTAGGAGCAGGTGTCTCGCTATCCGTGCTGATTGGCTTGTTTCATGGCGTGCTTATCACGAAGGTGAGGTTGCAGCCGTTCGTGGTGACCTTGTGCGGGCTACTCATGTACCGGGGCATCGCGCGTACACTGACGCATGATCAGGACCAGGGATTTGAAGGTAAGTTCGATAGCCTGCGCTGGCTCGCAACCGGGCGTGTGCAGCTCCCCAATGATTATTGGCTTCCAATACCTTTCTTCATCATGATTGGCATCGCCATTGTGGCGGCCATCTTCTTGAACAAAACGGTGTGGGGCCGGCACCTGCTGGCGCTGGGAAGAAATGAAGATGCGGCACGCTACAGCGGCATCCGCACGGACCGGATGATCATCCTGGCGTATGTGCTTTGCGCTTTCTTGAGTGGTCTGGGCGGGATCCTGTTCGCGCTGGAGCTGAATACCGTGCAGCCAGCCGGACATGGAAACTTTTACGAGCTGTATGCCATCGCCGCAGCGGTGCTGGGCGGGTGCAGCCTGCGTGGGGGCGAGGGGAGTATTCTCGGCGTACTCATTGGCGCGGCGGTGATGCGTGTCCTTTCGAATTCAATCGGAGTCCTGGGTCAGGCGAGCCAAATGGAATTTGCCATCATTGGCGTGGTGATCCTGCTGGGAGTCACTGCGGATGAATTGCTGAGGCGAAGGCGGAAGGTGTAA
- a CDS encoding KpsF/GutQ family sugar-phosphate isomerase: MNREDFPDHARRVIALEMEELGRLGERIDGGFTRAVELMQQCLETRRKIVVCGVGKSGNIGRKFTATLNSTGATCVNLNAQDALHGDLGVLDEGDVVVLLSYSGETAELLTLLPHLRRLDVTLIAITGNVASPLGKNADVVLDVSVQREACPLGLAPTSSTTTMLVLCDALAMVLLEARGFNTDDFAKYHPSGSLGRALLTKVSDVMRQGDALAMVSPATPVASVLTAMTKARAGAAIVVNEDGSLAGVFTHGDFVRAWQADPLVGQNAVAGYMTRKPISISAEKLATEVLAVLEHHRVDDLLVIDTDGRPVGMVDTQDLTRVKWV, translated from the coding sequence TTGAATCGCGAAGACTTCCCAGACCATGCCCGCCGTGTGATTGCCCTCGAAATGGAGGAGCTCGGCAGGTTGGGTGAGCGCATTGACGGCGGCTTCACCCGCGCCGTGGAGCTCATGCAGCAGTGTCTGGAAACGCGCCGGAAGATTGTGGTGTGCGGGGTGGGGAAGAGCGGAAACATCGGCCGCAAGTTCACCGCGACGCTGAACAGCACCGGCGCCACCTGTGTGAACCTCAATGCCCAGGACGCCTTGCACGGAGATCTGGGCGTGCTGGATGAGGGGGATGTGGTGGTGCTGCTGAGCTACTCGGGGGAGACCGCCGAGCTGCTGACCCTACTGCCGCACCTGCGTCGGTTGGATGTCACGCTGATCGCCATCACCGGAAATGTGGCCAGTCCCCTGGGAAAGAATGCCGATGTGGTCCTGGACGTAAGCGTGCAGCGCGAGGCCTGCCCTCTGGGCCTTGCGCCCACTTCGAGCACAACGACGATGCTGGTCCTCTGTGATGCCCTGGCCATGGTGCTGCTGGAGGCGAGGGGATTCAACACTGACGACTTCGCGAAGTATCACCCCAGCGGTTCGCTGGGCCGGGCGCTGCTCACCAAGGTATCCGATGTCATGCGGCAGGGGGATGCTCTCGCCATGGTATCACCCGCTACGCCGGTAGCCAGTGTGCTCACGGCCATGACCAAGGCACGTGCTGGTGCTGCCATCGTGGTGAACGAGGACGGATCGCTGGCCGGAGTTTTCACACATGGAGATTTCGTGCGGGCCTGGCAGGCCGATCCACTGGTGGGACAGAACGCGGTCGCGGGCTACATGACCCGCAAGCCCATCAGCATTTCCGCGGAGAAGCTCGCCACGGAAGTGCTGGCGGTGCTGGAGCACCATCGTGTGGACGATCTGCTCGTGATAGATACAGATGGCCGACCGGTGGGCATGGTAGACACCCAGGACCTCACGCGCGTGAAGTGGGTGTGA
- a CDS encoding sugar ABC transporter ATP-binding protein: MDFVQPLLDVSSLTKRFPGVVALDSVSLSVAPGETVAVIGENGAGKSTLMKIVAGIYQPEAGTISWNGNPVTLRSVNDAQALGISLIHQELNLAENLDVAGNVFLGREPRRAGLLQRKVMRDRTNVLLKRLRANFNADTQVERLSLGQRQLVEIAKALSLETKLLIMDEPTSSLSGGEAEVLFDVMQGLRQEGMSILYISHRLGEVKRVADRVVALRDGKNAGELQRNEINHDAMVRLMVGRDLSQVFEHRPQHPEWVVLDVVGLRTQAHPQHQIGIDLKKGEIVGMAGLVGAGRTEVLRTLFGVEPPVGGRILVNGKELRAAHPRDAIESGMALVPEDRKALGVFLPESVKWNVGLPAATYDAKAGIFLNRGAEKRHAEKAQQDLRVKTATLETLVGTLSGGNQQKVALGKWLAMRPMVLLLDEPTRGIDVGAKREIYTLMEQLAAEGMAILFASSEMEEILAMSDRVIVMHEGRQAGWLDREDLSEEAIMRLATGH; encoded by the coding sequence ATGGATTTTGTCCAGCCATTGCTCGATGTCAGCAGCCTCACCAAGCGCTTCCCCGGTGTGGTGGCGCTGGATAGTGTATCACTTTCCGTGGCACCCGGGGAGACCGTCGCCGTCATCGGCGAGAATGGCGCGGGCAAGAGCACGCTGATGAAGATCGTGGCGGGTATCTACCAGCCGGAGGCGGGCACGATTTCATGGAACGGAAATCCGGTGACGCTGCGCTCGGTGAATGATGCACAGGCGCTGGGCATTTCGCTCATTCATCAAGAGCTCAATCTTGCGGAGAATCTCGATGTGGCAGGCAATGTGTTCCTCGGTCGCGAGCCTCGCCGCGCGGGACTGCTGCAGCGCAAGGTCATGCGCGACCGCACCAATGTGCTGCTGAAGCGACTGCGTGCGAACTTTAACGCCGACACCCAGGTGGAGCGGCTCTCGCTCGGCCAACGGCAACTGGTGGAAATCGCCAAGGCGCTCTCGCTCGAGACGAAATTGCTCATCATGGATGAGCCCACCTCCAGTCTCTCCGGCGGCGAGGCGGAGGTGCTCTTCGACGTGATGCAGGGCCTGCGACAGGAAGGCATGAGCATCCTCTACATTTCGCATCGACTCGGCGAAGTGAAGCGTGTGGCGGATCGCGTGGTAGCGCTGCGCGATGGCAAGAATGCGGGCGAGTTGCAGCGAAACGAAATCAACCATGACGCCATGGTGCGCCTCATGGTGGGGCGGGACCTCTCGCAGGTCTTTGAGCACCGCCCGCAACATCCCGAGTGGGTGGTGCTGGATGTTGTGGGCCTGCGTACCCAGGCACATCCGCAGCATCAGATTGGAATCGATTTGAAGAAGGGGGAAATCGTGGGCATGGCAGGCCTGGTGGGAGCGGGGCGTACGGAAGTGTTGCGCACGCTCTTTGGTGTGGAGCCGCCCGTGGGTGGTCGGATTCTGGTGAACGGAAAGGAATTGAGGGCCGCGCATCCTCGTGATGCCATCGAGTCTGGTATGGCGCTGGTGCCGGAGGATCGGAAGGCGCTCGGTGTTTTCCTTCCGGAGTCCGTGAAATGGAATGTGGGCCTGCCCGCAGCTACCTATGACGCCAAGGCTGGCATCTTCCTGAACCGTGGTGCAGAGAAGCGGCATGCGGAGAAGGCGCAGCAAGATCTGCGTGTGAAAACAGCCACGCTGGAAACGCTGGTAGGTACCCTCTCCGGCGGGAACCAGCAGAAGGTGGCACTGGGCAAATGGCTTGCCATGCGTCCCATGGTATTGCTGCTGGATGAACCCACACGCGGCATCGATGTGGGAGCGAAGCGGGAGATCTACACCCTGATGGAACAGCTCGCTGCGGAAGGCATGGCCATCTTGTTTGCGAGCAGTGAGATGGAGGAGATTCTTGCCATGTCCGACCGCGTGATTGTCATGCATGAGGGCCGGCAGGCGGGCTGGCTGGATCGCGAGGATCTGAGCGAAGAGGCAATCATGCGCCTTGCCACCGGGCACTGA
- a CDS encoding sugar-binding protein, which produces MKPRLRLLLLPILAVSGCLALTQCGKSGEPSGGGKPRVAYMGNAIAPFWTIAEKGARKAADEFGVEVDVRMPANGAADQKRMVEELLARGIKGIAFSPADPKNQLDLMQEIAKNTILITQDSDAPDAPRQCFVGMDNYQAGRLCGKLIKEAMPEGGTVMCFVGRAGQLNAKQRRQGLTDELLDRPEGQQGDDPPDVELKGAKYTILGTRTDEVDFAKAKSNVQDALTRHQDIGCLVGLFSYNTPKIYEAVKEANRLGKVKIVGFDEEDDTLRGVQEGHIYGTVVQSPYHYGYESVRILAALAKGDKSVIPASKFVEVPAKAVKKGDVDAFWKQLKELVK; this is translated from the coding sequence ATGAAGCCACGTTTACGCCTCCTCCTTCTGCCGATCCTCGCTGTGTCCGGCTGTCTTGCCCTGACCCAGTGTGGCAAGTCCGGTGAGCCCTCCGGTGGAGGCAAGCCGCGCGTGGCCTACATGGGCAACGCCATCGCTCCCTTTTGGACAATTGCAGAGAAGGGCGCACGCAAGGCAGCGGACGAATTCGGCGTGGAGGTGGATGTGCGCATGCCCGCCAATGGCGCGGCGGATCAGAAAAGGATGGTGGAGGAGTTGCTGGCGCGCGGCATCAAGGGCATTGCCTTCAGTCCCGCGGACCCGAAGAACCAGCTCGATCTCATGCAGGAGATCGCGAAGAACACGATTCTCATCACGCAGGACAGCGATGCCCCGGACGCGCCAAGGCAGTGCTTTGTGGGCATGGACAACTACCAAGCCGGTCGCCTGTGTGGAAAACTCATCAAAGAAGCCATGCCGGAAGGCGGCACCGTGATGTGTTTCGTGGGTCGTGCGGGCCAGCTCAACGCAAAGCAACGTCGCCAGGGGCTTACGGATGAACTGCTGGATCGTCCCGAAGGGCAGCAGGGAGACGATCCCCCGGATGTGGAACTGAAGGGTGCGAAATACACCATCCTCGGCACGCGCACGGATGAGGTGGACTTTGCCAAGGCGAAATCCAATGTGCAGGACGCGTTGACCCGCCATCAGGACATCGGGTGCCTCGTAGGACTCTTCAGCTACAATACGCCCAAGATCTATGAGGCCGTGAAAGAGGCGAACAGACTGGGCAAGGTGAAGATTGTCGGCTTTGACGAAGAGGATGACACCCTGCGTGGTGTGCAGGAGGGACACATCTACGGCACCGTGGTGCAGAGCCCGTATCACTACGGGTATGAAAGCGTGCGTATCCTCGCTGCCTTGGCCAAGGGAGATAAGAGTGTGATTCCAGCAAGCAAATTCGTCGAGGTGCCAGCCAAGGCGGTGAAGAAGGGGGATGTGGATGCTTTCTGGAAGCAACTGAAGGAATTGGTGAAGTAG
- a CDS encoding MGMT family protein — protein sequence MAKPKSAAFTRIRAEVIRLVGLIPEGKFTTYGSIAVHMNVVARHVATVMSHLTEEESAALPWHRVVSADARISPNMERKLAALQRSRLKAEGMKINREGYIQDTDDHFHVVGPRRDIRWSALKDS from the coding sequence ATGGCCAAGCCGAAGTCAGCAGCCTTTACCCGCATCCGAGCGGAAGTCATCCGGCTCGTAGGATTGATTCCCGAGGGCAAGTTCACCACCTACGGTAGCATCGCGGTGCACATGAACGTGGTGGCAAGGCATGTGGCTACGGTGATGAGCCATCTCACGGAGGAAGAGTCCGCCGCGCTGCCCTGGCATCGCGTCGTGAGCGCGGATGCCCGCATCAGCCCGAACATGGAGCGCAAGCTGGCCGCTCTGCAGCGTTCCCGGCTGAAGGCGGAGGGCATGAAGATCAATCGAGAGGGATACATTCAGGACACGGACGACCATTTCCATGTCGTAGGTCCGCGTAGGGATATTCGTTGGAGTGCGCTAAAGGATTCATGA